From a region of the Vallicoccus soli genome:
- a CDS encoding ABC transporter ATP-binding protein has protein sequence MSAAAAAPAAGAPVLDVRDLHVGTSRLRLVSDVSFSLSAGERVGLIGESGSGKSLTASAVMGLLPEGVRAEGSVRLAGVDHDLVGASEKALSRVRGDRVAMVFQEPMTALNPVMRVGDQVAEAMLLHRTVPDRRAARARAVELLDLVRLPDPGRAARAYPHQLSGGQRQRVVLAMALSNDPSVLLCDEPTTALDVTVQAQVLDLVLRGVERLGSALLFITHDLAVVATVCRRVMVMYGGRIVETGTVDEVFTRPRHPYTRGLLDSSDLERSDERGRLRTIAGAVPAAGRFPDGCVFRTRCPRAQDDCAELPPWYGDRARGHACRHPVEEPR, from the coding sequence GTGAGCGCGGCGGCCGCGGCGCCCGCAGCGGGTGCCCCCGTGCTCGACGTGCGCGACCTGCACGTCGGCACCTCGCGCCTGCGCCTGGTCAGCGACGTCTCGTTCAGCCTGTCCGCCGGCGAGCGCGTCGGCCTCATCGGCGAGTCGGGCTCGGGCAAGTCCCTCACCGCGTCGGCGGTCATGGGCCTGCTGCCCGAGGGGGTGAGGGCCGAGGGCTCGGTGCGCCTCGCGGGCGTGGACCACGACCTCGTCGGGGCCTCGGAGAAGGCGCTGTCCCGCGTACGGGGCGACAGGGTCGCCATGGTCTTCCAGGAGCCGATGACCGCGCTGAACCCGGTGATGCGCGTCGGCGACCAGGTCGCCGAGGCGATGCTGCTGCACCGCACCGTGCCGGACCGGCGGGCGGCGCGGGCGCGGGCCGTCGAACTGCTCGACCTCGTGCGGCTGCCCGACCCCGGGCGGGCCGCGCGGGCGTACCCGCACCAGCTCTCCGGCGGGCAGCGCCAGCGGGTGGTCCTCGCGATGGCGCTGTCCAACGACCCGTCGGTCCTCCTCTGCGACGAGCCCACGACCGCCCTCGACGTCACCGTGCAGGCGCAGGTGCTCGACCTGGTGCTGCGCGGCGTGGAGCGGCTCGGCTCGGCCCTGCTCTTCATCACGCACGACCTGGCCGTCGTCGCCACGGTGTGCCGGCGCGTCATGGTCATGTACGGCGGGCGCATCGTCGAGACCGGCACGGTGGACGAGGTCTTCACGCGCCCACGGCACCCGTACACGCGCGGCCTGCTCGACTCGTCCGACCTCGAGCGCAGCGACGAGCGCGGCCGGCTGCGCACCATCGCCGGGGCCGTGCCCGCCGCCGGCCGGTTCCCCGACGGCTGCGTCTTCCGCACCCGCTGC
- a CDS encoding ABC transporter permease, with protein sequence MEPLAPTGDRRRANASLVVGGALVGLVVVAALVSFVWTPYDPTRVDPAARLLTPGADHWLGTDKFGRDVVSQLMVGARTTLFVGIVAVGVAAVVGTPLGVLAGMAPRWLGELLMRLNDLLLAFPALLLAIMFGAVFGASTLTAMVAIGIATVPSFARLARSGTLQVMSTEYVLAARSAGRTPPAVAGRHVLPNIAGLVIVQASVSFAIAVLAEAALSFLGFGTRPPTPSWGRMLQESQELLFTAPRLALWPGLAIALAVLGFNLLGDGLRDHLDPRLQDRR encoded by the coding sequence CTGGAGCCGCTCGCGCCCACCGGGGACCGGCGCCGGGCGAACGCCTCCCTCGTCGTCGGCGGTGCCCTCGTCGGGCTGGTCGTCGTCGCCGCGCTGGTGTCGTTCGTCTGGACCCCGTACGACCCCACCCGGGTCGACCCCGCCGCCCGCCTGCTCACCCCCGGTGCCGACCACTGGCTGGGCACCGACAAGTTCGGCCGCGACGTCGTCAGCCAGCTCATGGTCGGCGCGCGCACGACGCTCTTCGTCGGCATCGTCGCCGTCGGCGTCGCGGCGGTCGTGGGCACGCCGCTGGGCGTGCTCGCCGGCATGGCGCCGCGCTGGCTCGGGGAGCTGCTCATGCGGCTCAACGACCTGCTGCTGGCCTTCCCGGCGCTGCTGCTCGCCATCATGTTCGGCGCCGTCTTCGGCGCCTCGACGCTCACCGCGATGGTCGCCATCGGCATCGCCACCGTGCCGTCCTTCGCCCGGCTCGCCCGCAGCGGCACGCTGCAGGTGATGAGCACCGAGTACGTGCTCGCCGCCCGCTCGGCCGGGCGCACGCCGCCGGCGGTCGCGGGCCGGCACGTGCTGCCCAACATCGCCGGCCTCGTCATCGTCCAGGCGTCGGTGAGCTTCGCCATCGCCGTGCTCGCCGAGGCCGCCCTGTCGTTCCTCGGCTTCGGCACCCGCCCGCCCACGCCGTCCTGGGGGCGGATGCTGCAGGAGTCGCAGGAGCTGCTGTTCACGGCGCCGCGGCTGGCGCTCTGGCCCGGCCTGGCCATCGCCCTGGCCGTGCTGGGCTTCAACCTGCTCGGCGACGGCCTGCGCGACCACCTCGACCCGCGGCTGCAGGACCGCCGGTGA
- a CDS encoding ABC transporter permease gives MLLQVLRRTLVFLVSLALASVVVFAFMAVLPGDPARVALGVNATEEAVQATRERFGTDRPLVVQYLDWVGGLPSGDFGRSYVSGAGIGPQVLDRLQVTLWLVLTAMVLALLVALPLGVVAAVRHRDAAGAAVSALSQVGVAVPSFLAGILLVTVFAVRLGWLPSSGWVPPAEDPGEFLRRLVLPALSLGLVQGAVLTRYVRSAVLDVLREDYVRTARAKGLGPYGALVRHGLRNAAIPVVTVLGLQLATLLVGAVVVERVFVIPGLGSLLLDGVGNRDLLLVQGVVMVLVLAVLLVNYVVDLLYAVLDPRLRRAA, from the coding sequence GTGCTCCTGCAGGTGCTCCGGCGGACCCTCGTCTTCCTCGTCAGCCTCGCGCTCGCCTCGGTCGTCGTCTTCGCCTTCATGGCGGTGCTGCCGGGCGACCCGGCGCGCGTCGCCCTCGGCGTCAACGCGACCGAGGAGGCCGTGCAGGCGACCCGGGAGCGGTTCGGCACGGACCGCCCGCTCGTCGTGCAGTACCTCGACTGGGTCGGCGGCCTGCCCAGCGGGGACTTCGGGCGGTCGTACGTCTCGGGCGCGGGCATCGGCCCGCAGGTGCTCGACCGCCTGCAGGTGACGCTGTGGCTGGTGCTCACCGCGATGGTGCTCGCCCTGCTCGTCGCGCTGCCCCTCGGCGTCGTCGCGGCCGTGCGGCACCGCGACGCCGCCGGTGCCGCGGTCTCGGCGCTGAGCCAGGTCGGGGTGGCCGTGCCGTCGTTCCTCGCGGGGATCCTGCTCGTCACCGTCTTCGCGGTGCGGCTGGGCTGGCTCCCCTCCAGCGGGTGGGTGCCGCCGGCCGAGGACCCGGGGGAGTTCCTGCGGCGCCTCGTGCTGCCCGCGCTGTCGCTGGGCCTGGTGCAGGGCGCGGTCCTCACCCGCTACGTGCGCTCGGCGGTCCTCGACGTGCTCCGCGAGGACTACGTGCGCACCGCGCGGGCCAAGGGGCTCGGGCCGTACGGCGCCCTGGTGCGCCACGGCCTGCGCAACGCCGCGATCCCCGTCGTCACCGTCCTCGGCCTGCAGCTCGCGACGCTGCTCGTCGGCGCGGTCGTCGTCGAGCGCGTCTTCGTCATCCCCGGCCTCGGCAGCCTGCTGCTCGACGGCGTCGGCAACCGCGACCTGCTGCTCGTGCAGGGCGTCGTCATGGTGCTCGTGCTGGCCGTGCTGCTCGTCAACTACGTGGTCGACCTGCTCTACGCCGTGCTGGACCCGAGGCTGCGGAGGGCCGCGTGA
- a CDS encoding ABC transporter substrate-binding protein, translating into MRRRTPRLLAALATSATLLATAACSAGSSADDPVGGPSGAPDGGGEGLVVGLTAEPANLDFTTTDGAAIPEALLVNVYEGLVKLDQDSGEVVPLLAESWEVSEDGRTYDFTLQEGVTFSDGEEFTAEDAKFSIERVKSDAWTVSLKSGMDVVDTVEAVSPTELRVTLSEPSNDWLFRMTTRIGAMFSESGVDDLQSTAVGTGPYEVTEWDNSGTLELTARDDYWGEAPGVGQVTLQYFEDATATTNALLSGGIDVVGTVQAPETLAQFEGDDRFQVIEGTTNGEVVLSMNGAAGPLQDVRVRQAVRHAIDHQALLDTAWAGRGELIGSMVPPTDPWYEDLTGVAPYDPDRARQLLQEAGAQDVSLRMRIANLPYAVASAQVVQSQLADVGITAEIEPLEFPARWLEDVFTNADYDLSIVAHVEPRDISAFGNPDYYFRYDDPQVQDLLAQADRGTPEEQVTDLQQAARRISEQAAADWLFLLPNLIVAEADVQGLPENRIGESFDLTTLSRG; encoded by the coding sequence CGACGCACCCCCCGGCTCCTCGCGGCCCTGGCCACGAGCGCCACCCTGCTGGCGACGGCCGCCTGCTCGGCGGGCAGCAGCGCCGACGACCCGGTCGGCGGCCCCAGCGGCGCCCCCGACGGCGGCGGCGAGGGCCTCGTGGTCGGCCTGACCGCGGAGCCGGCCAACCTCGACTTCACCACGACCGATGGCGCCGCCATCCCGGAGGCGCTGCTCGTCAACGTCTACGAGGGCCTGGTGAAGCTCGACCAGGACTCCGGCGAGGTCGTGCCGCTGCTCGCGGAGAGCTGGGAGGTCTCCGAGGACGGGCGGACGTACGACTTCACCCTGCAGGAGGGCGTGACCTTCTCCGACGGCGAGGAGTTCACCGCCGAGGACGCGAAGTTCAGCATCGAGCGGGTGAAGTCCGACGCCTGGACCGTGTCGCTCAAGAGCGGGATGGACGTCGTGGACACCGTCGAGGCGGTCTCCCCGACCGAGCTGCGGGTGACGCTGTCCGAGCCGAGCAACGACTGGCTCTTCCGCATGACCACGCGCATCGGAGCCATGTTCAGCGAGTCCGGGGTGGACGACCTGCAGAGCACCGCCGTGGGCACCGGGCCGTACGAGGTGACCGAGTGGGACAACTCCGGGACCCTCGAGCTCACCGCCCGCGACGACTACTGGGGCGAGGCGCCCGGGGTGGGCCAGGTGACGCTGCAGTACTTCGAGGACGCCACCGCCACGACGAACGCCCTGCTGTCCGGGGGCATCGACGTCGTCGGCACCGTGCAGGCGCCCGAGACGCTCGCGCAGTTCGAGGGCGACGACCGGTTCCAGGTCATCGAGGGCACGACGAACGGCGAGGTCGTGCTCTCCATGAACGGCGCGGCGGGGCCGCTGCAGGACGTGCGCGTGCGCCAGGCGGTGCGGCACGCGATCGACCACCAGGCGCTGCTCGACACCGCCTGGGCCGGGCGCGGCGAGCTCATCGGCAGCATGGTGCCGCCGACCGACCCCTGGTACGAGGACCTCACCGGCGTGGCGCCGTACGACCCCGACCGGGCCCGCCAGCTCCTGCAGGAGGCCGGCGCCCAGGACGTCAGCCTGCGGATGCGCATCGCGAACCTGCCCTACGCGGTGGCCTCGGCGCAGGTCGTGCAGTCCCAGCTCGCCGACGTCGGCATCACCGCGGAGATCGAGCCGCTGGAGTTCCCGGCCCGCTGGCTGGAGGACGTCTTCACCAACGCGGACTACGACCTGTCGATCGTGGCCCACGTCGAGCCCCGCGACATCTCCGCCTTCGGCAACCCCGACTACTACTTCCGCTACGACGACCCGCAGGTGCAGGACCTGCTCGCGCAGGCGGACCGCGGCACGCCGGAGGAGCAGGTGACCGACCTGCAGCAGGCCGCGCGGCGCATCTCCGAGCAGGCGGCCGCGGACTGGCTGTTCCTGCTGCCGAACCTCATCGTCGCGGAGGCCGACGTGCAGGGCCTGCCGGAGAACCGCATCGGGGAATCCTTCGACCTGACGACCCTGTCCCGCGGGTAG